The genomic segment TTGGCGATTTGCTCGGCGCTGGCGTCGGTGGCGCACACGCGGGTGAAGTAATCGGCGAGGGGCACCGCGGCCTGTCCGCTGCCGGTGCCGCAGTCCCAGGCCAGATCGTGCCCGGGCGCGACCGAGGCGAGAAACGCAAACAGTTCCGGCGGGTACGTCGGACGGAAGGCGCGGTAGTCGGCCGCGTGTCCCGAGAAGTGATCCTTGAACGCGGCTGACACCGTTCAATCTCCCTCGACGATCTCGTCCTTCTCGTCCGCCGGTACGAGGTACAGGTGGCACAGCTTCGGGAACCGCTTCTTCATCTCGGTTTCGTCTTCGAAGTCCCAATCGGCGCCTTCGGGCGGCGGGGGCGGGGCGTCCTTCTCCTCGCGGTCGAGGCGTTCGTAGAAGTCGCTCATGCCGGTTTTCGCTTCGTACACGCGCAGCGCCGCGGCGTCGAGGCCGAAGCCGTCCACGGGGTCGCCGTCCAAAATATCGGCGAGCGTGTCGGGGGCGCGGAGCGCGGCCTCGTAAGCGTGCCGGCCGCGCCCGACCAGCCACACGCGGAAGTCGCGGAACCCGTCGTCGGAGCAGCCGCCGTTGATGAGGTACGCGGCGCCCCACAGGTCGATGTGGTTGGCCGCGGCCACCATCTCATCGAACCGCGCCTGGAACTCGATCACCTCGAACCACTTGAGCCCGTCGAGGCGCTCCTTGAGCGCCTCAAAGTGGTCGATCGGGTCGGGCCGGTACGCCTCCTCCACGATCTTCCAGAACGGTTTCCAGTCCATCGGGCACCTCGTCTCGGTGGGGCGTGTCATGCATATTATCCGCCCGCGTCGCCGTCCGTGTAAAGTGCCGACAGTCGCGGGTACCGTTTACCCATCTCTTCCTCGTCGTCGTGGTCCCACTCGATGCCCAGGTCGGGATACGGGCGGCGCCCCGGGTGCCGGGCCTGTTCCGCGGCACCGAACGCCGCGTACCCCGCGTCGTCCGACTTCGTTTTGGTCGCGGTGAACCACGCGTTCGCGCCCGGGTCCCAACCGCACTCGGTGAACTCGGCGTCCGGGTCGACCACATCGGCGAGCGTGTCCGGGTTCGTCACCGCGGCCTGGAACACGTCGCGGCCTTTGAGGATGAGCCAGTTGCAGAAGTAGTGGAACCCGTCGTCGGAGCAGCCGCCGTTGATGAGGTACGCGGCACCCCACAAGTTCCAGCTATAGGCTTCGCACATCATGACGTGCCACCAGTGGCTGAAGTCCAGAATGTGATCCGGCTTCAGCTTGGCGAGCCGCGCTTCGAGCCGCTCCGCGTGGGCGTCCGGGTCCTTGCGCTTGCTCTTCTGGATGTGGTCCCAGAACTCATCGAGGGTCATGCGCGTGGTTCCGTGAGCGGGAAGAGGTCGGCCGTTGCCATTCGGAAGCCGGGCACCACCGGTTCGGCCGTCAACTCGTCGGCACGCGTCAGGACGCGGACGCCTGTGGGCGAATCGAAGATGAACACCTGCTCGGTGTGTGAATAGACGTGCCACACCTGACGCACGCCGCCGGTGAAGTACTCCTGCACTTTCTCGATCACGTCGAACGCTTTGTCGGTCGGGCTGATGACTTCCACCGCGAGATCGGGCGCGACCGGCCAGGCGTTGACACGGGGCAGCGGTCGACCCGCGGGCCACCGATCGAACGAAACGAATGCCACGTCCGGCTTACGGTCGTTCCCGCTGTTGGGAATCTCGAACAGCGTTTCCATTACTGAGCGGCCGAGTTGGTTGTCGCGACAGAACGGACCCAGACGACCGATCAGAATGTTCGCGATCACGTTCTCGACTAATCCCATCGGCTTCTCCACGCGCACACCTTTGACGACTTCATACAGAACATCGTCTGATACTTCGGCGAGGGCTTGGATCATCGCACGTCCTCCGTTGGTCGTTCAGATGCCGAGCAGTTTGCGGCCGGCTTTCGCGGAGCGCGTCTTCGGTGCCCGCGGGTCGTCGTTCACTTCCAGTTCCCAGCAGCAGTGGACGCCGTAGGCGTCTTCGGGGCTCATGTCGGCGGTCGTTTCGCCGCCGAGCGAGAAGGTGATGGACCCGACCAGGCCCAGCCCCGTCCTGCCGGTGTCATTGCCGTTGCTGTCGAGGTAGGCGAATTTGAAGAGCCAGAGGCGCCGGCGGTCGTTCGTCGGCGGCCAGTCGAGTTCGCGGGTGTCGTACAGTTCGATTTCCTCGGGCGGCCGACCGTGCTCGCTCGGGTGCGCGAGCCACTGGCACATCTGCGCCATCGCCTCGAAATCCGGTTCCCGCACGGGGGCCGGGACGCGGTCCGACTGGCCCAGGTCGTCGAGGTAGCGCCGCGCGGTGAGACTGTGGCGCGGGTCTTCACACAGGCGGGCCAGAAACTTCAGCCCGGCCGTTCCGCCGAGGTAGGCGCTGGCCCAGGCCGCTTCCATTTGTACGCGAACGGCCGGGTGGTCCATCGCCAGCGCCGCGAGTGCGGTCCGGTTCTTGGCTGCGAGGAACGGCAGCGCCGCGGCGGCGCTGTGCGCGGAGTGGAAGTGCTCCTCGTCCGGGTCGGTGAGCCACGCTTCGATCCGTTGGTATCCGTCGGCCGTGTCGAACGGGTGCCGTTCGAGCCGCTTCTGGCGGCCGAGCGTGTTGGCGAGATCGAGCAGGACGACCGCGGCGAACCCGTCCGGGAGCGGATCGCGGAGTTGCTCCACCAGCGCCGGGCCGTGCGGATGATTCTCTTCACCGTACAGTCCGAACACGGTCTCCCAGATGGCCTCGTCTGGGTGCCGCCGGACGGTTTCCGCAACCCGTTGCACGCCGGGTGCGTAAGCATAAAGCGCGAACATCTGGCACACGACGGCGAGCGGCGGGGTGGGGCAATCGGGCAGTTCCGCTGCCGCGTCGAACAGGCGTGTGAGTTCCTTCATCCCGCCGTCGCGGAGGACGCGGGTCGCGTCGTCGGTCGAATCCGCCTGGAACAGTTCGGCGAGGTACCGGAGGGCGCACTCGTCGTCGCCCACGACCAGCGGTCCCACGGCCGTTTGCTCGGCCATCACCGCGACCAGCCCTTCCGCGTCCGCTCGGGTCAGCTCCGCGCCGGCCCACTTTTCGAGCGCTTTGGCGAGGCGGTGCCCCGGTTTCCGGGCCTCCAGCGCGGCGCGGATCGTTTCGGCGAGGTCACGTTTTCGGCGGGTCATGTCCGGTCTCAGAGGGCGATTTCAGTACCCGGCCTTGGCGGCCTTGGCGTTCGCGGCGCCGTTGGCGCTCGGCTCCGGCGGCCACTCCTTCCAGTTGTTCGCCTGGCGCCAGAAGCTCAGGGGGTTGTCGTACACGACCTTCCGGATCGCCGCCTCCGAGTGCCCGCGGCGCTTCATTTCTTGAATCAGTTCGGGCACCGCGAGCGGGTCGGACTTGCCCCAGTCGCCGGCCGAGTTCGCCATGATGCGGTCCGTGCCGAACGTCTCGAGCATGTCGCAGGCCCGCGCCGGGGTGCATTTCGACGTGGGGTACAGGGTCATCCCGCACCAGAAGCCGTTGTCCAGCGCGAGGCGGATGGTGTGCTCCTCGACGTGGTCGATGCACACGCGGTGCGGTTTCACCCGCGGGTCGTTCTTGAGCATGTCCACGATCATCCGCGTGCCCTTGTACTTGTCTTCGAGGTGCGGCGTGTGGATCAGGACGAGTTCGTCGGTTTTGGCAGCGAGGTCGAGGTGCTCCTGAAAGATGGTGGCCTCGTTCGCGGTGTTCTTGTTGAGACCGATCTCGCCGATGCCGAGCACGCCGGGCCGCGTGAGGAACTCGGGGATCAGTGCAATGACCTCGCGCGACAGCGAGACGTTTTCGGCCTCCTTGGCGTTTATGCAGAGCCACGAGTAGTGCTTGATGTGGAACTGCGCCGCGCGCTTGGGCTCGAACTCGGTGAGGTGGCGGAAGTAGTCGTGGAACCCGGCTGCGGAGCCGCGATCGAACCCCGCCCAGAACGCCGGCTCGGAAACGGCGGCGCACTGCGCGTAAGCCATGCGCTGGTAGTCGTCCGTGGTCCGGGAGATCATGTGGATGTGCGGATCTATCCACGGAATCATGTCGCATCTCCTTCCGGAACAATGACTTGCAATTTCGGCCGGGACGGTAATTGGACGGAGTTCGCACCCGCCGGGTAGCTTCTATATTACCAAGTTACTCGCTCGAAAGCCCGCGGATACGTTCGGCGATGACGGGCCGAACATGGCCGCGTACTGGAGAGCCAGTATCACACGGTGCGTGGCGACACGGGCAAGGCCCACGCCAGCTTGGTCTGCCAGCGCAGGCCGTAGAGTTGCTCGTCGACTTGGCAAAGTTCGGCGGGGGTCGGGCCTACGCTTGCCCCCAGTTGACGAACGGGTTGTGTTACTCCGATGCGGCCGGTCTCGAGTCTTTGTTCGGCTTCGCGCCCCCGCCCGTGTCCCGCAGCGTTCGAATCTGCTCGTAAGCCACCCGCTGGATGCCGGCGATGAAGTCGCGGATGACGGCGAGATCGTGGGCGCTGTAGCCCGCACAGAGTTCGACCATTGCGGGCGCCAGTGATTTGAACAACGGAGCGATCTCCTGCTCGATCCGCTCGGGGAACGGTTCGATCACGACCCGCCGTCGGTCCTCGGGGTCCTTGACCCGTTGCACAAACCCCGCTTTTTCTAGCCGGTCGATCACACCAGTGATCGCCCCCGTCGTCAACCCTGTCACCTCCGCCAATTCGCCCGCGGTCATGCGCCCGGCGCGGGCCAGGAGTTCCAGACACCGGTGGTCCGTGGCGTGCATGCCGAGGCGATCCGCGATCGCCTGGTTCACCAGGACGGTCGCCGTGGCGAACTGCCGGAGTTCACCTCCCAGGGCAGCGATCAGGTCGGCGCGGTCGTCGGTACTTTTCTTGGGCATGGCCTTGATTTCTTCTCAGTCGCTATTTATCTTAGTGGAAGAGATATTTATTGCCTAAGAAGGCAAGTCGGCAAAGTATTATAGCCGGCGGGTGAAATGACCGCAACCGTGCAGACCTTCTGGACCTACGGGTTGTCCGTTTCGCCCGTCGCGCTTCCGAGCCTGGCTGGCGTCCTCGGACTGATCGGGTGCGCGGCCCGCGCCCACAGGCGGTGGCGGGAAGCATGGGAGCGTTATGCAGCCCGCGAAGAGGCGAACGGATTTCCGCCCGCGAGCGTTGCCCAGGGTCTCGTTGACGGGTCGATCTCCACACAGACGGCGGGCAGCTAGGAACAACGGCCGGTCTGTGTCGCCGGGCGGGTGACGGGGCCCGGCGCCAACGACCGGACGGTTGAGGAGGATTCCCTGTCACACAAAACGTTCGGAGGGTTCTGAGCCATGACAACGTCCCACGACAGGAACGCAACAGCAGGGGTGGTACGGCGCGTCTCGCTGGCCGGGTGCCTGATGCTGGCCGGGGCGAGCCTGCTACTCGGTATCGACTCCGCGCGGACGTCCGCGCAGCCCCCGGCGCCAAAGGCCGAGCCGCCGGCCGCCAAGGCCCAGAAGGCGACCGGGATGCGGCTCAACCACGTCGACCTCGCCGTCCCCGACGTGAAGACGGACCGGGAGTTCTTCGAGAAGCACTTCGGGTTCAAGTGCCTCGTGACCGTCGGCGACGACCTCGCGGTGCTGACCGACGGCTCGGACTTCTCGCTGGTCCTGAGCGGCCCCGAGGTCGGGGCGGACGTGGAGAAGTTGCAGCGGGGCGGCAAGACGGACGCGAAAAACAAGGGGACGGGCACCGACGCCAAGAAGAAGATCGAGTACCCGGCCGGGTTCCACGTCGGGTTCCACCAGGACAGCAAGGAGTCGGTGGACGCGATGTACAAGAAGCTCAAGGACGCCGGCGTCACCGTGGACCAACCGCAGGACTATCACGGGGCGTGGACGTTCTACGTGAAAGCGCCGGGCGGCTACTTCGTCGAGGTCTTCCACCAACCCCGGCGCGGGGGCGGACGGTAAACGGTGAGTCTGGTCGAGGGTCACGGCACCGGCGGGCGGCGGGAGACTGGTGGTCTCGGCTCATCACGCCATCGATTGGCTGGGTCGACTACCTTCAACCGCCGCCCCGCTTGTTCCTCTTGCCCGGTCGCCGCTGTTGTGACCTCCGCCTTGCCCGATAGCCCGTCTCAAACATCTTGTGGACTGCGACCTCGTGAGCAAAAACAGGTTTGCAAGTGGCGGACCTCGGCTAGACTGGTGTCGGACCGAAGCGCGCACAGCACCTTGTGAATGGTAGAAGTTCGGCAAGTCGGTATTCGGAGAGTCTGTGGGCGAGCCGAACAGCCACGATCTGTGAGTCCGGTCGCGCCTCGCATTGGCCCATGGCCGTGCGAATGAATCCGGTGCGTACGTCGCAAGAGAGAATGGATTCAGGCGGGAAACACGGCACCGGACCGCTCACCCTCCCCTGAATACGAGGGGAGAGAAGCAGGCAGCGCGCAACGGCGGGAACGCACGCCCCGGATCACGCGGTCACGCGCTCTTGCCCGGCTCCGACAGCACCGGGAAGCGTTCTTGAAACCACGCGTCCCAGAGCGGCGTCGTGCGGGCGGCGGTTTCGTCTGCCCGGTCGCCGTACAGGTACACATT from the Frigoriglobus tundricola genome contains:
- a CDS encoding Uma2 family endonuclease, which encodes MIQALAEVSDDVLYEVVKGVRVEKPMGLVENVIANILIGRLGPFCRDNQLGRSVMETLFEIPNSGNDRKPDVAFVSFDRWPAGRPLPRVNAWPVAPDLAVEVISPTDKAFDVIEKVQEYFTGGVRQVWHVYSHTEQVFIFDSPTGVRVLTRADELTAEPVVPGFRMATADLFPLTEPRA
- a CDS encoding DUF4240 domain-containing protein; translation: MTLDEFWDHIQKSKRKDPDAHAERLEARLAKLKPDHILDFSHWWHVMMCEAYSWNLWGAAYLINGGCSDDGFHYFCNWLILKGRDVFQAAVTNPDTLADVVDPDAEFTECGWDPGANAWFTATKTKSDDAGYAAFGAAEQARHPGRRPYPDLGIEWDHDDEEEMGKRYPRLSALYTDGDAGG
- a CDS encoding TatD family hydrolase, yielding MPWIDPHIHMISRTTDDYQRMAYAQCAAVSEPAFWAGFDRGSAAGFHDYFRHLTEFEPKRAAQFHIKHYSWLCINAKEAENVSLSREVIALIPEFLTRPGVLGIGEIGLNKNTANEATIFQEHLDLAAKTDELVLIHTPHLEDKYKGTRMIVDMLKNDPRVKPHRVCIDHVEEHTIRLALDNGFWCGMTLYPTSKCTPARACDMLETFGTDRIMANSAGDWGKSDPLAVPELIQEMKRRGHSEAAIRKVVYDNPLSFWRQANNWKEWPPEPSANGAANAKAAKAGY
- a CDS encoding DUF4240 domain-containing protein; protein product: MDWKPFWKIVEEAYRPDPIDHFEALKERLDGLKWFEVIEFQARFDEMVAAANHIDLWGAAYLINGGCSDDGFRDFRVWLVGRGRHAYEAALRAPDTLADILDGDPVDGFGLDAAALRVYEAKTGMSDFYERLDREEKDAPPPPPEGADWDFEDETEMKKRFPKLCHLYLVPADEKDEIVEGD
- a CDS encoding MarR family winged helix-turn-helix transcriptional regulator translates to MPKKSTDDRADLIAALGGELRQFATATVLVNQAIADRLGMHATDHRCLELLARAGRMTAGELAEVTGLTTGAITGVIDRLEKAGFVQRVKDPEDRRRVVIEPFPERIEQEIAPLFKSLAPAMVELCAGYSAHDLAVIRDFIAGIQRVAYEQIRTLRDTGGGAKPNKDSRPAASE
- a CDS encoding VOC family protein, with the protein product MTTSHDRNATAGVVRRVSLAGCLMLAGASLLLGIDSARTSAQPPAPKAEPPAAKAQKATGMRLNHVDLAVPDVKTDREFFEKHFGFKCLVTVGDDLAVLTDGSDFSLVLSGPEVGADVEKLQRGGKTDAKNKGTGTDAKKKIEYPAGFHVGFHQDSKESVDAMYKKLKDAGVTVDQPQDYHGAWTFYVKAPGGYFVEVFHQPRRGGGR